The region ACCTTGTCTTGTTCAGCCTTGTAGCGGGCGTAGTTCGTCGTGTTCTGATTGAAGAACATGAAGGTTCCCACCGCCAGACAGATGACCACGATGAACAGAATGATGATTGCGATCTGCAACCCTTGGTTTTCACCACTTGCCATAGCAACACCGCTAAAGGGAGAGACGAACGTCGCTGGCGACGTACAGAAAAGCGCTCCGGCCGGTCGCCGTATCCGGCATCGGTGCGTAAGGTCGAGTCTAAATAGACGCCCCGAGAGGGTCAAAGAAATATTTGCAACAAGTCCTAGGGGGTTCTACATTTAGCGGCTTGTCGCCCGTGGGGTCGGCAAAATCGGTTCTGCCCCACCACGAACGGCCCGAACACCCCGTATAATTCGTCCGCCAGCGGCCAAAGCGCCCCCGGTTTGGGGGCCAATGTCCCCGGGGTTTCCCGCGGCTTTTCCGCCTGAATGGCCGGCCGTGGCCGCTTGGCGTCCCGGCCCAAGCCAAGCGGAACCGAACCAGCATCGACACCCATCAGCCAGCGCTTTTCTGATATGCCTCCACGCTCGCGACAGACCACGCTCCCTGGCATGACCGGCGAGGAAGAAACCTCGGCCCAGGCCGCCACCTCAGCGACCACCACCGCCAAACCGGCCAAGAAGCTCCGGGCCGCGACGGCTTCGATCACTGATACCAAGCCGGCGGCTTTGCCGCCTGCCGATGCCTCAACCAGCGCCGAGGTTCCCGATCTGCGTGGCAAATCGGTCTGGGTCGTCGACGCCAACTCGCTGATCTTCCAGGTCTTTCACGCCATTCCGGAAATGACCAGTCCGCGCGGCGAGCCGGTGAACGCGGTGTTCGGCTTCACGCGCGACCTGTTGATGATGCTCGACAAGCAGAAGCCGGACTATTTGTTCTGTGCCTTCGACACGGCCGAGCCGACGTTCCGGCACACGCTGTTCGAGCCCTACAAGGGGAAACGGGCCGAGATGCCGACCGATCTGGCACCCCAGTTCGAGATCATCGAGCGGATGACGGCGGCGCTGGGCGTTCCCCGTTTGCGCTTGCCGGGTTATGAAGCCGACGATGTGCTGGCGACCGTGGCGCGCATTGCCGACGAACAAGGGGGGGAGTGCTACCTGGTGACTGCCGACAAGGACTGCCGCCAATTGATCACCGAGCGGGTCAAGATTTACAACGTCCGCAAGGACATCGTCTACAACGCCGCGGCGCTGAAAGAAGATTGGGGGGTGCGCCCGGACCAGGTGGTCGACTTCCAGACCCTAGTCGGCGACTCGGTCGATAACATTCCCGGCGTGCCGCAGATCGGCCCCAAGACCGCGCGCGAACTGCTGGAAAAGTTCGACACCCTCGACAAACTGCTTGAACGTGTCGACGAGGTGGCCGGCGACAAGAAGCGCGAGAACCTCCGCAATGGCCGCGAACAAGCCATGCTCAGTCGCCAACTCGTGCGGCTCGACACTCACACCCCGGTGCCGATCGACTGGGCTGCCGGACAAGCCGGTCGGCTGAATGTGCCGGCGCTGATCGAGTTGTGCGGCGAGTACGGCTTTCACCGCTTTGCCGACCAGTTCCGTGCGTTGCAACAGGCGGCCACGCCAGCCGTCTGGGAAGCGAACTACCAGTTGGTCGACACGCCCGAGGCGTTTGCCGCGTTGGTCAAGAAGCTGGCCGAGCGGAAGGTGCTGTCGTTCGATACCGAAACAACCAGCGTCAATCCGACCCAGGCCGAGATCGTGGGTTATTCCTTCGGCTGGGCGCCGGGCGAGGCGGCGTATGTTCCAGTGCGCGGGCCAGCCGGCGCGAAGCTGATTGCGCCCGAGGTCGCTCTGGCGGCGCTGCGTCCCCTGCTTGAAGATGCCACGATCAAAAAGATCGGCCAGAACCTGAAGTACGACATGCTCGTCCTGCGCACCCAGGGGGTTGAGCTGCAAGGGCTGGCGTTCGACACGATGGTGGCCAGCTATCTGCTCGAAGCAGGCGAACGGAACCATAACCTCGACGAGCTTTCCGCGCGCTACCTCAATCATAAAACGATCACAATCGACGAGTTGATCGGCAGCGGTCGGAACCAGAAGCGGATGGATGAAGTCGACACGCAGTTGGTGTCGGACTATGCCAGCGAAGACGCCGACGTGCCGGTGCGGCTGTTGCCGATCCTGCAACAGAAACTCGCTGAGGCGCAGCTTGAGCCGCTGTTCCAATCGCTGGAGATGCCGCTGGTCGAAGTGCTGGCCGAGTTGGAGTTCAACGGCATTCGTGTCGACGTACCGCGGTTGAAAGCGCTGAGCGATGATTACGGCGGCCGGCTCGTCGCGCTGGAAAAAGAGATTTACGAGTTGGCCGGTCATTCGCTGAACATCAATTCGCCCAAGCAACTGCAACAAGTCCTGTTCACCGAATTGAATCTGCCGGTGCAAAGCCGGACCAAGACGGGCCCCAGCACCGACGCCGACGTGCTCGAGGCGCTGGCCCATCTGCACGCCCTGCCCCGCAAGATTCTTGAGTACCGGCAGTACGCCAAGCTGAAAGGGACGTATCTCGATGCGTTGCCGACACTGGTGAATCCGCGCACCGGGCGCGTGCATGCCTCGTTCCATCAGGCCGTCGCGGCGACGGGGCGATTGAGTTCGAGCGATCCGAACCTGCAGAACATTCCGATTCGAACCGACGCGGGGCGCGAAATCCGCTCGGCGTTCTTGCCGGGGCGCGATGACTGGCTGCTGTTGGCGGCGGACTATTCGCAAATTGAGCTGCGCGTGCTGGCCCATTACTGTCGCGACGCGACGCTGATTGCCGCCTTTGAGCGCGACGAGGACATTCACACGCTCGTGGCCAGCCAGGTCTACAACGTCGGGCTCGACGCCGTGACCCGCGAGATGCGCCGCGCGGCCAAGGCCGTGAACTTCGGCATCATCTATGGGCAAAGCCCGTTCGGGCTGGCCAAGGCGCTTGACATCGACCAAACGCAGGCGGCCCAGTTCATCGACGCGTACTTTGCCCGCTATCCTGGCGTGGAGTCGTTCCTGTCGGGTGTATTGAAGGACTGCCGCGCGCAAGGCTTTGTCAGCACCTTGTTCGGCCGGCGACGGGCGATCTCGGGCGTGCGCCCCGATGCGGGGCGGCAACGGAACCTGGCCGAACGGACGGCCATTAACACCGTGATCCAGGGCTCGGCGGCCGACCTGATCAAGCAAGCGATGATCGCGATTCACGCCCGGCTGCGGCGCGAAACCTGGCAAGCGAAGATGCTGCTGCAGATTCACGACGAATTAATCTTCGAGGCGCCCCCCGAGGAAATCGACCGGCTGGCCGCCATGGTCCGCGAGGAAATGGCCGGCGTGCGCGAGTTGGCCGTGCCGCTGAAGGTCGATGTCAAGACCGGCCACAATTGGGCAGACACCGAGAGTTATGCATAATGGTTGTCGGGAACCCTTCTCCCCTCGGGAGAAGGTGGTGAGCGCAGCGAACCGGATGAGGGTCAAGAGTCAGGCTAGCGCGGCGCTGCTGGACAGGTGACCCTCATCCGGCCTTCGGCCACCTTCTCCCGAGGGGAGAAGGATTTACGCGGGCCGCATTGACAGTTCAAACGTAGCAACAACAGGCACAACGCGATGCTGATCATTGGACTACTAGGTGACGTGGCGAGCGGCAAGAGTGTGGTCGCGCACCTGCTCACGGAGCTAGGCGCAGGTCTGCTTGACGGGGACCGCGCGGGGCACGAACTGCTGCGCCGCGACGACGTCCGCGCCGCGGCCCGCGAGCGGTGGGGAATGTCGATCTTCGCCCCCGATGGGCATGTTCACCGCCCGGCGCTCGCGCGACTGGTCTTTGCCGGCACCGAGCGCGGTCAGCAGGATCTGCACTATCTCGAACAGTTATTGCACCCGCTGATCGGGCAGAAGCTGCTGGACCAGGCGGCCGGATTCCGCGCCGCGGGCAAGATCGCCGCCGTGCTCGACGCGCCGGTGATGTTGAAAGCCGGCTGGGACAAGTTCTGCGACACGATCATCTTTGTCGACACTCCGTCCGCCCTGTGCGAGCAACGAGCCTTGGAGCGCGATTGGGACGCGGCCGAGTTGGACCGTCGCCGGGCCGCCCAGGATCCGGTCGAGGGCAAGCGCCGCCGAGCCAACGTGGTGATCGACAATTCAGGCTCGCTGGAACACACTCGCGAGCAAGTGGCCAAGTTCTGGCAGGACCACGTGACGGCCAAGGCCAAGAGTTAAGCCCTTCCGCTCACGTCGCGAACTTTGCTACCCACTTTGGCCACTTATCGGTAGCGCCTGACGGCTTTGCCCTAACTATCGCGCTAGCGGCAATTCGGGCGGGATTTCCCGGTTATTCGGCCCGATGTTGATACGGCGCGGCGGTCTGGCCGTCGGTGAAAAGAGTGACAGACACTCGCAATTTTGTCCCGGCGGGGTGTAGAATGAACGGACTGGCCGTCCCCCCGATGGCCAGCGCCCTTCGCTCAGGCCCGCTGCGTTCGCACACTGCCTGTCCGGTTCGTCCTATCCCTCACTTCACCGATTGACCTCCTGTCTGTCCCACGGCTGGAATGCCGCTTGACGCCGGTCGCGCGCACGTTCCACGCCAGCTTGTCACTGCCGTAATCCAATCACGTCTTGCACCCGTCTTGTTCTGACCGAACCTACCTGCCCCCCATCCCACGTCACTGGCCGCGATCGCGGCGTCCGCAAGGAACTCCGGTCGGGAGGAATCTGACCATGGCTGATGGAAAAAGCGTTTCGTCCAATCCGCTGCGGCGTGCCGCGGCGCGGACGACTGCTGCGCCAGCGTCTGCTGGCAACGAACGATCCCCCGGCAACGAAGCCGATCGCGACAACGCGCCGCGCGAAGCGGACGGCAATCGTGTGCCGCCGCGGATGCGCGGACCGGTCGACCAGTTCGACGAGCGCGAACCGTTGTCGCTGGCCGAAGAACTGGCCGAGGAAGCCGACAGCGGCCAGGTCTCGCCCGAGACGGCGGCCCATTACGAGCGGCTGAAGCGCGGCGATATGCACATCGCCGAGTTGCAGCGGATGTCGATGCCCCAGTTGATCGAGCAAGCCCGGCAGGCCAACCTGACCGACTACATGGGGATGAAGAAGCAGGATCTGATCTTCAAGATCCTGCAAGAGCGGGTGAAGCTCAACGGACTAATGTTCGGCGAAGGGACGCTGGAAGTGTTGCCTGACGGGTTCGGCTTTTTGCGGAGCCCTGACTATCACTACTTGTCGTGCCCTGACGATATTTACGTCTCGCCCAGCCAGATTCGTCGGTTCGGCTTGCGGAACGGGGCGACGGTGTCGGGGCAGATTCGCCCGCCCAAGGAAAACGAACGTTACTTCGCGCTGCTGCGCGTCGAGGCGATCAACTATCAAGACCCGAACCTGTTGACGAACAAGGTCTTTTTCGACGACCTAACGCCGCTGCACCCGGACAAGCGCGTGGTCCTGGAAACCACGCCCGAGGAACTGAGCATGCGCGTCGTGGACCTGATCGTGCCGATCGGGTTTGGGCAACGCGGCCTGATTGTCAGCCCGCCCCGCGCCGGCAAGACGATCTTGCTGCAAAAAATGGCCAAGTCGGTGCTGGCCAATCATCCGGACGTCTACGTGATCATGCTGTTGATCGACGAGCGCCCGGAAGAAGTCACCGACATGGAGCGGCAAGTCAAGGGCACGAACTGCGAAGTCATCAGCTCGACGTTCGACGAAGTGGCCGCCCGCCACATTCAGGTTTCCGAGATGGTCATCGAGAAGGCCAAGCGAATGGTCGAATACGGCCACGACGTGGTGATCTTCCTCGATTCAATCACGCGGCTGGCCCGGGCCTGGAACTCGGAAGTGCCCCACTCGGGCAAGATTCTTTCGGGCGGCGTTGACGCCAACGCCCTGCAACGCCCCAAGCGGTTCTTTGGCGGCGCTCGCAAGGTCGAAGAAGGGGGCTCGCTGACGATCATCGCCACGGCCCTGGTCGACACGGGCAGCAGGATGGACGAAGTGATCTTCGAAGAGTTCAAAGGAACGGGCAACCTGGAGATCGTGCTCGATCGAAAACTGGTCGACAAGCGCATCTGGCCGGCCATCGACATCAACCGCAGCGGCACGCGCCGCGAGGAAATGCTGCTCGATCCCGAGGAGTATCGCCGGGTCTGCATGCTCCGCCGGGTGTTGAACGACATGAACCCGACCGACGCGATGGAACTGCTGACTACACGGCTGCAAAAGACCAAAACCAATGCCGAATTCCTGATGAGCATGAAA is a window of Planctomycetota bacterium DNA encoding:
- the polA gene encoding DNA polymerase I, with product MTGEEETSAQAATSATTTAKPAKKLRAATASITDTKPAALPPADASTSAEVPDLRGKSVWVVDANSLIFQVFHAIPEMTSPRGEPVNAVFGFTRDLLMMLDKQKPDYLFCAFDTAEPTFRHTLFEPYKGKRAEMPTDLAPQFEIIERMTAALGVPRLRLPGYEADDVLATVARIADEQGGECYLVTADKDCRQLITERVKIYNVRKDIVYNAAALKEDWGVRPDQVVDFQTLVGDSVDNIPGVPQIGPKTARELLEKFDTLDKLLERVDEVAGDKKRENLRNGREQAMLSRQLVRLDTHTPVPIDWAAGQAGRLNVPALIELCGEYGFHRFADQFRALQQAATPAVWEANYQLVDTPEAFAALVKKLAERKVLSFDTETTSVNPTQAEIVGYSFGWAPGEAAYVPVRGPAGAKLIAPEVALAALRPLLEDATIKKIGQNLKYDMLVLRTQGVELQGLAFDTMVASYLLEAGERNHNLDELSARYLNHKTITIDELIGSGRNQKRMDEVDTQLVSDYASEDADVPVRLLPILQQKLAEAQLEPLFQSLEMPLVEVLAELEFNGIRVDVPRLKALSDDYGGRLVALEKEIYELAGHSLNINSPKQLQQVLFTELNLPVQSRTKTGPSTDADVLEALAHLHALPRKILEYRQYAKLKGTYLDALPTLVNPRTGRVHASFHQAVAATGRLSSSDPNLQNIPIRTDAGREIRSAFLPGRDDWLLLAADYSQIELRVLAHYCRDATLIAAFERDEDIHTLVASQVYNVGLDAVTREMRRAAKAVNFGIIYGQSPFGLAKALDIDQTQAAQFIDAYFARYPGVESFLSGVLKDCRAQGFVSTLFGRRRAISGVRPDAGRQRNLAERTAINTVIQGSAADLIKQAMIAIHARLRRETWQAKMLLQIHDELIFEAPPEEIDRLAAMVREEMAGVRELAVPLKVDVKTGHNWADTESYA
- the rho gene encoding transcription termination factor Rho, whose amino-acid sequence is MADGKSVSSNPLRRAAARTTAAPASAGNERSPGNEADRDNAPREADGNRVPPRMRGPVDQFDEREPLSLAEELAEEADSGQVSPETAAHYERLKRGDMHIAELQRMSMPQLIEQARQANLTDYMGMKKQDLIFKILQERVKLNGLMFGEGTLEVLPDGFGFLRSPDYHYLSCPDDIYVSPSQIRRFGLRNGATVSGQIRPPKENERYFALLRVEAINYQDPNLLTNKVFFDDLTPLHPDKRVVLETTPEELSMRVVDLIVPIGFGQRGLIVSPPRAGKTILLQKMAKSVLANHPDVYVIMLLIDERPEEVTDMERQVKGTNCEVISSTFDEVAARHIQVSEMVIEKAKRMVEYGHDVVIFLDSITRLARAWNSEVPHSGKILSGGVDANALQRPKRFFGGARKVEEGGSLTIIATALVDTGSRMDEVIFEEFKGTGNLEIVLDRKLVDKRIWPAIDINRSGTRREEMLLDPEEYRRVCMLRRVLNDMNPTDAMELLTTRLQKTKTNAEFLMSMKS
- the coaE gene encoding dephospho-CoA kinase (Dephospho-CoA kinase (CoaE) performs the final step in coenzyme A biosynthesis.), whose product is MLIIGLLGDVASGKSVVAHLLTELGAGLLDGDRAGHELLRRDDVRAAARERWGMSIFAPDGHVHRPALARLVFAGTERGQQDLHYLEQLLHPLIGQKLLDQAAGFRAAGKIAAVLDAPVMLKAGWDKFCDTIIFVDTPSALCEQRALERDWDAAELDRRRAAQDPVEGKRRRANVVIDNSGSLEHTREQVAKFWQDHVTAKAKS